The Hemiscyllium ocellatum isolate sHemOce1 chromosome 1, sHemOce1.pat.X.cur, whole genome shotgun sequence DNA window CATCTGAGGTTTTTCTCGCAATCTCATCTCCATTACTTGATCTTCATCGCCAGATTCCTTTTTAATGTTCTTGCTTTTACAGCTTTTCACTTCACGAACAAATGGCCAAAGCAGCAACAAGGGACATCCAACTACCTCAAGAATATAACTGAAAAGTCAGTTAAAAGTTTCAATGCATTTATTGCAAGGCTGATACTTTCCCATTAATGTGCTCTTAAACACCAATTCTATCAATGAAATGTATCCATAATAATTTAGTTCCCCAAGAATCTAATATTGAGCAAGTAAAATCATGATAAGCAAAACACCTACACACTGCTTTCTGTAATAATTAGACCTCCTTTATCGCCTATCCTAGAAAAGGTGACTGACAGTGTAGATCCTCTGTGTCTTGTATTCATTTTCAGGTAAATTAACACagaagcggcacggtggcacagtggttagcactgctgcctcacagcgccagagacctgggttcaattcccgactcaggtgactgactgtgtggagtttgcacgttctccctgtgtctgcgtgggtttcctccgggtgctccggtttcctctcacagtccaaagatgtgcgggtcaggtgaattggccatgctaaattgcccgtagtgttaggtaaggggtaaaacgtaggggtatgggtgggttgcgcttcggcgggtcggtgtggacttgttgggccaaagggcctgtttccacactgtaagtaatctaatctaatcaaagaagATGGGAAATGGTGCTAAATGTACATCAACATTATGAAGGGTCATGTCCAATTGTGGGTACTACATTTTAAGAAGGAGATGAAAATTGCTAAACAGATTTATCAGAATGGTTTCCAGGCTGAGGGATTGTGGTCACATGGACAAActagagaagctggaattgttgCCCTTCAGAGGAAAAAAGtcaagatgagtggtagagcttTATTTCAAGGGTTTGGATAGAGTGAGTAAATAGAAATTGTTTGCAAAGCCTAAGTGGGCAGTAaccagaggggaaagattttaatttTGGCAACAAAAAACAAAGCAGAGATTATGTAAAGAAAAACTTTTTAAACAACTAATCTTTAGGATTTAGAATGCATGGTCTGCTATAATAGTTCATGTTATTTCAGTATTAGCAGTCAAAGATATATTAGATAAAACATGAAGGATTAAATTGCAGGGATTAGGGTAAAAGCAGGTGAGTGGGTCTAACTGAAACAGTCATCAAAACTGCTGGACAAACTTCATGGGCTTCTTCTTTATTATATTGTTCAATAATTAGGATCATGTAATTCCCTTTCGTCCAAGAACCAAATCTAGTCAGTTGGCCTCAGTTACAAAGTGGGGAGTATTGTGCCTGTTCtgacacagtggtaatgtccctacctctaagccagagggcctaggttcaagtcccacctgcatcAGGAGTTGCGTCATAATATCTCTGGAAAGATTGATTAAATAAAACAGATTTGTGTATCAAAATAAAGGTGATACTCATGGCACTAACCCTTATTTGTGCACAAACAGTACACTGACTTCAGAAAAAAAGTATATATACTATGTTTAAGTGGCAATATCCAAGTATGCTTCCTCATCAGTTCCCTGAAAACTAAGCTTTACTATTTTTCTCTCAAATAACAAATTGAATGTTGAGATTACTGCATTTGATTTTGGATCTTGCATCTACCTCTTTTTCAAATGTTTTCCTGTTGTTCTTTTTTAATAGTGTCGCTGTCTCAACTATTTCTTGTGCATTCCATGATGCAACACAACTACATAAAAACTACGATAAAGCTGATGAAATAATGCCCAACAAAGAGTCACTAATTTCAGAAATGGCAATAGGGACTGATTAAGCACTGAAGTTCATAATAAAGTACAATTAACCTCAAAATTACAGTATGTTCAACTACTTCCAGAAAGATCAGATTTTCTTAAGATGCATTATTTGAAGTCACATGGAGACCATTGTAGAACTTATTACAGTATATGTTTAAATGACTTGGAAAATTATGTGGTTGATGTTTAAAGGGATCCATAACAGGCAATCAGCCTGTGACGACAACAGCACGTTTAATTCCATAGTAATATTATGTAGAGATTAAATTCAAAGATTAATTGTGAAACAATTATATAATTACCTGCAAACAGTATATGAGATGCAAAAGTGTTCATTCCTACCAGCAGTGCTGGCAATATATTGGTGCTATGTCCTTCAATGAATCCAACAAAAGCTGCATTCCACTGGATCGCTGGGAATGTTGGCTGATGCCCTGTAGCATAAAAGAACTGTGTAGCTGTGAAGGCCCAGGCTGTAACTGCATACCAAGGAACAGAGAAATAACCTTCCAAAAAAAAAAATAACTTACATCAGTGCTAAACATTGGTaagattatgggaggaaatcaaATCTCAACTAAGGACTAATTTGAAAAGCAATTTCTTAGACTTCTGTCAGAACTTCAGCACTAAAGAAGTGATGTCAGGAAATTCAAACTACATAAACTATAACTTATGAATTTTACCATATTCCATCACAAGTTATGTATACAAAATAATCACACTCAGATAAGTGCATGTCATGAGATACCAAGTCACTTAATCAACTATTGAGGATTGACTGTAGAAACGATTCAAGGTAAATACAATTCAAAATTGTAACTAAGAGTGATTCTTTTTATCCTCAGAATGTGGTAAAACACTTCCATTCATTTATTGCTTTTTGTGATCTCAGTAAATCACACATTCTTCCTGTTTCAACCAGCGATGTTTCGCCAACTAGGCAGTCTAGAAACAGGGGACAagagtctcagaataagaggtagGCAATTTGGAataagaggaatttcttcacccaggtaAATGAAtaattggaattctctacccagagGACTGTGGAATTTCAGTTATTGAGCTTGTttgagacagagattgataggcTTCGATATAATAAACATATCAAGGGAGATGGAGATAGTGTTGGAAAATGGCATGGAGGTAAACCAGGCACGATCCTGGTGAATGacacagcagacttgatggactgaaaggcCGATTCCTGCTATTCCCTATACTTAACccaatttggagaaagtgaagactgcacatgctggagatcaaagtcaagaagtgcggtgctggaaaagcacagctgaaaattcagtatccgaggagcaggagagtcgatgttttcaGCATAAGCTCAATCCCATAATGAACTCTATCCCCAACCTCCTATATATGAACTAAAGAAATGGCACGTCATCTTTAAATTAGTCATTTTATAGTCTTCTGAACTCAAGTATTAATTCACTAAGTTTAGATCATAACCTCTATCTTTTTTTTCCAGAGATCTGTGGGTGAGGAATCTGTTATTTtcattcacaaaaccatttttgcttctttaccCATCTCAATAGCTCCTTTGTCACTTCATCTTTTCTGCTTTTCACTCCATCATACACACACTTTTGTTCTTCTTTTAACAAAATATCCTACTTCTGAACTTCAAAAACATTTGTTAAATTCCCAATTTTTCGACAAGATtaactgttcctctctccacagatgctgcctaacctactaagtatttccagcatttttctgcAAAGTTTTGCTCATGTATCCATTCACTTCATGTGTCAGCTCTTTTGAAATCATTAACTAGACAGTTTCATATCATTTCCTTTTCAAACAATAATCGTCTCACTTTCTAAAAATATGGATTCTGCTTTAGACGTTTTCTTCTGCTAGGGCACACCAAGTACAGTAAACTTTGTCTTAACTGGTACTTTATGAACTGGCAATCTAAACAAAcaaaaattatatacctcaaataAGAGAAGTTTACTGTATTTTTGTAATCTCTGCAATGTCCAATTACCCAGCTGAGGGTGCAAGTGAGAAGGCTCATTGctgttaagttttatttaaggcaaagttgcattattatttaagtgatttatgctccAAGTATAAAAGTAATGTGTATACTCCCTGCAATATTACTTGGTGTGCGTTTTCACATTGGTTATATCGACCTCTTGATCCATATTTCCATGTCTCATGTGAAGATTATAAATTTGTGTTTTATAGAAGCTAACATTACTGACTATGATTTGTTTTTAGGTTTGTTTAATCAGTCCCTGTCTCATGTCTGATATTGTCTTAATGATTCTCTTCTGTCCCCTCTCTTGGATTGAGGATCTTTCCTGAAGTAAACCCCACGAATTTAAGTTCTGCAGAATATCTTTAGGTCAATGGAACTTTTCATGCTTGAGTTCATGGGCACAATAAGACAGATATAAAAAACATAGATTTGCACAGTGGAAATGATTCAGCTTAAATATAAAAACTAAACATGTTGCATTGAAACTCGATCAaagcaaactattatttacaaaccCTGAAAAGTGCTGTTACTTACACATCCATGCTTTAAATGACCTATTAATTGAAGCTACTACATACCAGTGTTATTGGATTGTAAAGAAAGATTCCTTGTTGTACCATGTATCTCAAGGAAAGAAAATCCCTCCAAGAATAACAGCAGGAAAGCCAGTGACATTCGCTCATTATGCAACATAATAAGTAACAACGTCAAAAGAGTAAGGATGGTGATGAGAGCAGCAGAATATACAGTTCCCAATCCATAAGCAGCCATTGTCCGAGTCTTTGTTTGGTTGTCATTAAAATGTATGCTCATAGCTTTCTGCATCTTACGGTAGATCAATGGGACTACATGCAAAGAGTCAACTTCTGTTGCCATAGAGTCTTTGTAGGAAGGGACAAGAGTTTCATCAGACTCCCTACTGTCTTTTATGAATACGGTGATTGGATTCCATAGGACGATAAGGAAGCCTGTTATTATGAGCACAAAGACAATGCCTGGGATAATGATCATAATCTTCTTAGTCAGATCTTGAAGTTTAATGGAGGTTTCTTCTGAAGCAGCATTCACAGCCCAATAGCAGCATAAACAAAACACAATAAATGGAAAACCCAAACGTATAAAAAACACAACCAAGTGTGAACTATTAAGGTTGCCATAATGAAGGAACCATCTTCGTATGAGGTAAACTAAGGCTCCAAGTGATGACACAGACAGGATATAATGGAAATTCTTTTGCTGACTATTACTTATCCTTGACAAAGGTTTCAGAAACGGTGAAGGCTCACAGTCTGCAATTTCTTCCCGACAGtgataaaaattgctggaaaaaagaatacagaccATAAAGGTCATCATGAACACAATTAAATAACAAGATTCTCGTTTGTATGACATGGAACCAGAATTCTTTTGTATATCTGGCACAAATGGTGTATTCAAACAATAACTGGTAAGTTTTCCATTCCATTTTAGTTTCAAGACAGTAAAGGTTACAAGCGATTTCAAAAGGAATGATACTACTTGCCCTTCAGTTATTACAAAGCTATTAGAAAACATAGCCAAGCACCGTAATAAGAGAATTCCCAAAGGTATAAAAAATTTGAGCCAACTTTTCCATTTCTGTTGATTACAAATGTCGGAACTTTGGATCAGTTTATTTGAGTGATTATGTTTCTTGCGTTCCAGTCTCCAGAAGTTCCAATGGAAGCTCACGTGTGATCCAAATGCTATCCAAAAACATATCATCAGTGGTTCCATTGTAATGCCCGATATCAGCATCCAGAAATAAACTGTTAATCCAGCAGTCAGACCCCAGATAACTGGATACAAAAGCAACTGCTTGTACAAAGATTCAAATGTTGATGCAGTTTCTGATACCAGAAAACAATGCATGCATGTTGCTGCTAAAAGTACAATGCCGTAAAGCATGTGTGCTGGATTGAATCGTGCCCATGATTCTCGACACACCTCTTTGGTCTCTCTCAAGTAGCGTTGCTGTGTGAATAACAGATTTTGAAACCTTGTGTGAAAATCTTGGTCAGGAACAACTTTTTCAGATTTCTGCATGATTGTAATCAGGTCATTATACTCCATCACTACAGTGGAGAACAATTCCTTCAGATATTTCAGCTTTGTCGCAGGAAGATCCTTAGCAGCATAAGAGTAGGATTCCAAAAATCGATTCACCTATACAACAACATAAGAAGGTTGGAAAGAAGTTACTTAAATTTACACAGCACTTCTCAAGATGACAAATATTTCTAAGTTCACAGCCAATGAACTACTTTTCAAGTACAGTGAACTGTTATATGCTATAACTGTTATAGGAAATATGACAACCAGCCTATACATAAACTCTCATATATAGCAATGTGATAATTCCCAAAAAAtctgttttttaaaatatatttgaggGATATATATTGACCAAAACACCAGAAATAATGCTCCTTCTCCTTCTTGATATAGTATTGTGAGATCAAATACATCCCGTGAAGCAGGCAATTGGGGCTTTTGTATAGCATCTCATTCAAAGGACAAAAGACTTTTATGTCCACATGTCATAAGATAATTAAAGATATGTTCGcgccttgcagctcagcgagcaaacctacatccagaacctcaacctgagctacaaatcttatccAAACTCATTTTCTGGATCTATTCAGAAAATGTCTCCTTTATCTTACTTGTACTTTACCAACAATTATATGCCAAGAATTATTTAACCCCATGAACTGCAAAAAAAACTCTACAGAGGAAGCACTAAACTATAAGTCACCTCTTCATTTGAAAACATAAACTTAATTCCAAGAAACTCATCTGAGATTAACACATTTATACAGCTCCTTGTTAAGTGGTCAGGAAATGGGCCTTCCAATCAGTTAGCTGTCCTTTGACAGCTAACCACGCTGGTCTTGAGACAAGTGTCACAAATTTCACTATTGATTGATATGTAATGATGAGCACTGTAAACAATGTTTTTAAACATAAAAAGGAGGATAGAATTGAACACACGTAATTCCTAACTGGATAAAATATTCAAAGGTTTTGGATCGGTCTCAAACCCGTTGATCAGAATCATTGtagtgaaaagaaaattaaagtcCACAGCATCCTATGACGTAGGATCTCTATTGGGTTATCAGATTAAACATTTCATTTTGAAGGGTTAAACTTCAATACGGAGTATTGCATAAGCCTGGGAAAGGTGAACACCTATCTATCTAATCCTCAGCAAAGATATTTATAATAATTGGCCTCAGTCCAGATTTTCAAATATTTCTGAATTCTACTTAAAGTAGATAGATCCTGATGGACACAACTTGGCATAGCATACATAGAAAATAATTTGTACAAATTCATATGGAACTTTTCATGCAGTAACATATTATTAGCTAATGCAAAGTCTTCAGAATTCAGAATGAGAATGTTTCCAGTGTTTTGAGCACTGATCAAGAATGGAAAGTTCCACTCCTTTTATCCAAAATTTTTTTTGATCTTATCATTTAAATTTTTACGTGTCAACTAAAAATCttatatttttctccttttgCATGAAGACTGGAGCACAACATTCATTAAGAACCATGTTCATATCTTCATGTTGCTTCAGAGTGGAGTGCAACATTCATTTAGAACCATATCAACATCCACTATCTCTCTAACCAGCTTAGTCTTTTAGTAAACTCTACTCTTTCCTTAATATGTGTATTTATAAAGCATGCTTGGGATTTTCTTGACTttacttgtaaatattttctcatACCCTCTTTTGCTTTTGTAATTTCCTTAAGCTCACATTACTGCACCAACCTATTTGTAAATATGTCTGACAAAGTCTTATGTTTCCTCCCTCTGGCAAACATGACAAGTCGGAGCCACAACCCAACCAATATAATCCACATAATCTCTTGAAACTGCATAAAAATAGTAATGCTATGCATCTCTCCAATCTACTATCCTTTCTGTACAGGAGAATTTGGAatactctttttttttgtctaagaGTCATCACGGTCAATGTAAAATTATAGTACACAATAGGCTCATCATGGAAACATTTTCTGAAATTAGAAACACTTTACCCATTTagtcaaacaaacagaaaaacaaactTTAAAACTGCTTATTCACTATCAAAAACAATTATCTGAAAAAGAGACATGGTAATTGTTCACATGACTACATATTTTTTGGAAAGCAACTAAATCATAGCGGTCTGTGATTTGATCACATGGACAATAATTAAGATGGGTGAAACTTGGGGCGAGAATAATTATAATTAACTATTTAATAACAAAAGTATCACCTGACAAATCTTGCAATACTGTACCTGTATAGCATTGATATGTAGTGCTTTTGCCTGTTCAAGATACTGATTATCATCCAGCTTTGGTTCAGAGATAAACAAgtccaccatcaccattcctaTATTACTATAAGGAATAGGAATCCCCAGAAGGAGAGCTAAGGTTGGTACAAGATCTATCTGAGATACGACATTCGAGTCCTAAATGGACAGAGATTTTATAGataaacaaaaatgaagaaaattattGAAGTAATTACATAACCACCTCTGCAATGCATGCATTTAATAGAAACAGAAATAGTCAAGCTTGATTTTTCACCATTTTAAATGCAAGGTCTTTACTAGTAATTTTCCAGACTATATTAATGACATTTTGAATTGCATATAATCTCAAACAGAATTTATATTAGAATCTGTTCTTAAATTAAAATGCTTAATTTTGTTGTTAATAGGGGATAAATACACATTCTTTCTCTTCTTTCAATTCTCTGTTCATACAGCCAGACACAAGGTAGAAGAATGTAAAGTACTGCAATTTGGAACATAAAACTAGGACAAATGATGTGACCTGAATGGtctaaatttaaaagaaaaacccAATGGTTCACATATAAACCTTAAGGATGGCAGGAAAAATTCATTAACTCATTCAGGATGCTGGGCTTTTTTTGTTTAAACTTAAAGATAAGGGACAAAAGCAAGACAGTTATAGGAAGTAAAGATTAAAAGAATAGGATAAAACATTTATGACTGATTAAATGCTAACTAGAGAACATTGTATCTCACTTTTGGCAACAGACttttaagaatgatgagaaagGATTGAAGAGGGTGCATAGGAGAAAGGCACCAGAACTTTGGGTTCGTAACAAAATCCAGACAGAGATAGGATTTCTTTTCAtagacaagattagagtgttgctggaaaagcacagcagggcaggcagcatctgaagagcgggaaaatcgacttttcgggcattttgaatctgatctccagcatctgcagacttcactttcacCTCGTTCTTTTTCATTGAGTCAATTCCATTATACAAATTGCAATGGCTAAATGGGTGGTGGGAGCTGCTACTGCTGCtagtaactttcaaaagacaATTAGATATCTtctctgaaagaaacaaaaataccAGGAAAGAACAAGCAAAATGGATTAAATGCTTGTTACAAAATGAAACTCAGAcacagttggctgaatggcctgtttttatTCCGTAAGATTCAATGAAAATATGGAGCTGTGTTGTTTATTTTACAAAGTATAATACATGCTGTAACAAGGGTTCCTAACTTAGATCAGAAATATTCCAGAAGGTGCCTCATCACCTACAATTCCACCATTACTCATCTGACATGTTGATTCTTAGTGGCCAGCCCTCTGCACTCCAATCCAACACAAACGTTCGCTGATTCAGGATTGGCAAGTTGGATGTTCTCCCATTGTGTTATaaaatgctatataaatacaaattatttttctGGTTGGATATGTTGCTGTTTCCAAAAACATCATTTTTCAAATGAGCACATAGCTCTTTCTTATATTATGTAATGCAAATAGAATTGCGGATTCCATCAGGGCTCAATCAGTAGACAGTTTAACAATGATACTGAGTAATGTGTGAGCAGAAAGATAAATGCAAAAATACTCTGGCTGCTGCATAtttgaaatataaacaaaaacGCTGCAAACACTCAGCAATCAAAGCTAGGTGGGATCCCTGCTTTATttgtggataacctcacatatTTAAACAGG harbors:
- the pigo gene encoding GPI ethanolamine phosphate transferase 3 isoform X2 is translated as MPRVVTVLTLCWICLLFYAGLGLFLSGFLLVRVELRSRSSCGEAPMPSAWGGRRGEGFTPDSCWMARRFSKAIVLIIDALRFDFAKYDPKNRNPKPFENKLDVIYHSVISKPEHARLFQFRADPPTTTMQRIKGMTTGTLPTFIDVGSNFASSAIQEDNLIQQLVQNEKKVVFMGDDTWEGLFPNKFFKSFPYPSFNVKDLHTVDDGILQHIYTTVEGNEWDVLIAHFLGVDHCGHRYGPHHPAMAEKLMQMNRMLRSLIGQLQNDTLLVVLGDHGMTNTGDHGGDSEGEVNAALFIYSTLPLFEIKPAEDSNVVSQIDLVPTLALLLGIPIPYSNIGMVMVDLFISEPKLDDNQYLEQAKALHINAIQVNRFLESYSYAAKDLPATKLKYLKELFSTVVMEYNDLITIMQKSEKVVPDQDFHTRFQNLLFTQQRYLRETKEVCRESWARFNPAHMLYGIVLLAATCMHCFLVSETASTFESLYKQLLLYPVIWGLTAGLTVYFWMLISGITMEPLMICFWIAFGSHVSFHWNFWRLERKKHNHSNKLIQSSDICNQQKWKSWLKFFIPLGILLLRCLAMFSNSFVITEGQVVSFLLKSLVTFTVLKLKWNGKLTSYCLNTPFVPDIQKNSGSMSYKRESCYLIVFMMTFMVCILFSSNFYHCREEIADCEPSPFLKPLSRISNSQQKNFHYILSVSSLGALVYLIRRWFLHYGNLNSSHLVVFFIRLGFPFIVFCLCCYWAVNAASEETSIKLQDLTKKIMIIIPGIVFVLIITGFLIVLWNPITVFIKDSRESDETLVPSYKDSMATEVDSLHVVPLIYRKMQKAMSIHFNDNQTKTRTMAAYGLGTVYSAALITILTLLTLLLIMLHNERMSLAFLLLFLEGFSFLEIHGTTRNLSLQSNNTGYFSVPWYAVTAWAFTATQFFYATGHQPTFPAIQWNAAFVGFIEGHSTNILPALLVGMNTFASHILFAGSWMSLVAALAICS
- the pigo gene encoding GPI ethanolamine phosphate transferase 3 isoform X3, which translates into the protein MPRVVTVLTLCWICLLFYAGLGLFLSGFLLVRVELRSRSSCGEAPMPSAWGGRRGEGFTPDSCWMARRFSKAIVLIIDALRFDFAKYDPKNRNPKPFENKLDVIYHSVISKPEHARLFQFRADPPTTTMQRIKGMTTGTLPTFIDVGSNFASSAIQEDNLIQQLVQNEKKVVFMGDDTWEGLFPNKFFKSFPYPSFNVKDLHTVDDGILQHIYTTVEGNEWDVLIAHFLGVDHCGHRYGPHHPAMAEKLMQMNRMLRSLIGQLQNDTLLVVLGDHGMTNTGDHGGDSEGEVNAALFIYSTLPLFEIKPAEDSNVVSQIDLVPTLALLLGIPIPYSNIGMVMVDLFISEPKLDDNQYLEQAKALHINAIQVNRFLESYSYAAKDLPATKLKYLKELFSTVVMEYNDLITIMQKSEKVVPDQDFHTRFQNLLFTQQRYLRETKEVCRESWARFNPAHMLYGIVLLAATCMHCFLVSETASTFESLYKQLLLYPVIWGLTAGLTVYFWMLISGITMEPLMICFWIAFGSHVSFHWNFWRLERKKHNHSNKLIQSSDICNQQKWKSWLKFFIPLGILLLRCLAMFSNSFVITEGQVVSFLLKSLVTFTVLKLKWNGKLTSYCLNTPFVPDIQKNSGSMSYKRESCYLIVFMMTFMVCILFSSNFYHCREEIADCEPSPFLKPLSRISNSQQKNFHYILSVSSLGALVYLIRRWFLHYGNLNSSHLVVFFIRLGFPFIVFCLCCYWAVNAASEETSIKLQDLTKKIMIIIPGIVFVLIITGFLIVLWNPITVFIKDSRESDETLVPSYKDSMATEVDSLHVVPLIYRKMQKAMSIHFNDNQTKTRTMAAYGLGTVYSAALITILTLLTLLLIMLHNERMSLAFLLLFLEGFSFLEIHGTTRNLSLQSNNTGYFSVPWYAVTAWAFTATQFFYATGHQPTFPAIQWNAAFVGFIEGHSTNILPALLVGMNTFASHILFAVIFLR
- the pigo gene encoding GPI ethanolamine phosphate transferase 3 isoform X1: MPRVVTVLTLCWICLLFYAGLGLFLSGFLLVRVELRSRSSCGEAPMPSAWGGRRGEGFTPDSCWMARRFSKAIVLIIDALRFDFAKYDPKNRNPKPFENKLDVIYHSVISKPEHARLFQFRADPPTTTMQRIKGMTTGTLPTFIDVGSNFASSAIQEDNLIQQLVQNEKKVVFMGDDTWEGLFPNKFFKSFPYPSFNVKDLHTVDDGILQHIYTTVEGNEWDVLIAHFLGVDHCGHRYGPHHPAMAEKLMQMNRMLRSLIGQLQNDTLLVVLGDHGMTNTGDHGGDSEGEVNAALFIYSTLPLFEIKPAEDSNVVSQIDLVPTLALLLGIPIPYSNIGMVMVDLFISEPKLDDNQYLEQAKALHINAIQVNRFLESYSYAAKDLPATKLKYLKELFSTVVMEYNDLITIMQKSEKVVPDQDFHTRFQNLLFTQQRYLRETKEVCRESWARFNPAHMLYGIVLLAATCMHCFLVSETASTFESLYKQLLLYPVIWGLTAGLTVYFWMLISGITMEPLMICFWIAFGSHVSFHWNFWRLERKKHNHSNKLIQSSDICNQQKWKSWLKFFIPLGILLLRCLAMFSNSFVITEGQVVSFLLKSLVTFTVLKLKWNGKLTSYCLNTPFVPDIQKNSGSMSYKRESCYLIVFMMTFMVCILFSSNFYHCREEIADCEPSPFLKPLSRISNSQQKNFHYILSVSSLGALVYLIRRWFLHYGNLNSSHLVVFFIRLGFPFIVFCLCCYWAVNAASEETSIKLQDLTKKIMIIIPGIVFVLIITGFLIVLWNPITVFIKDSRESDETLVPSYKDSMATEVDSLHVVPLIYRKMQKAMSIHFNDNQTKTRTMAAYGLGTVYSAALITILTLLTLLLIMLHNERMSLAFLLLFLEGFSFLEIHGTTRNLSLQSNNTGYFSVPWYAVTAWAFTATQFFYATGHQPTFPAIQWNAAFVGFIEGHSTNILPALLVGMNTFASHILFAVGCPLLLLWPFVREVKSCKSKNIKKESGDEDQVMEMRLREKPQMFSAALLQLGMRYLFVYGVQLLASVCAVAILRRHLMVWKIFAPKFLFEALGFVVTSIYLLITFCFIMRVDVAVNKWFKELLLKQSR